The following are from one region of the Arcobacter defluvii genome:
- a CDS encoding response regulator, with the protein MKLKKLFMLLFILNTVSFISVAIVINKYQKSTINLEDAYNMQYKSLILADELRQSSDDLTRMARTYVITGNSMYEEQYKTVLAIRNGELPRPKRYNGIFWDFLSIDGSIPKLDGEKIPLRELMKNANFPESELNMLFTSQNESDDLTKLEHKAMNAIKGIFLDKDGNYTIKGKPDFALARELMHSKEYHEAKIRIMEPLDRFYKAFENRTKQKVDEARATVKELEFYVNVIVLFSIVFFLMSFFIILFRIVYPIDLLRRVMLKLSKNDMSVEIDKNKFDDEVGDMIGAVEIFKENTQKLLTSEHQIKQAMQEATTANKAKSIFLARMSHELRTPLNAILGFTNILQKSMNATTVEKENLNVIKRSADHLLNIINEILELSKIEAGKMELSLKNFNLFELIKEIEDIFAFRCENKGLKFKIETLNLPKYIKADEQRLRQILINLLGNSLKFTNEGEISLYIYELNKKLFFEVKDSGIGIDKSNLEKVFKPFEQVKQDNYTQQGTGLGLSITKELVSLMGGNIYLKSQVGVGSEFYFSINYEKANEEELSKENNAKNIVGIKNENFTKTILVVDDIKENRDLITLLLNSYGFKTLEATSGKEALDVFENEKLDLIFMDILMEGMDGLETMQNIRASKNGKDIPIIALSANVFEEDKKEAIKNGANDFLAKPVEEKEILLILEKYLHIELEYENKEKRINVKKELETLPQEFVEKLKEKALLMDNDGIFELLKEYELSNDLKIYIKNLVDEFKYQELLNLV; encoded by the coding sequence TTGAAATTAAAAAAACTTTTTATGTTGCTGTTTATTTTAAATACAGTCTCTTTCATAAGTGTTGCAATTGTGATAAATAAATATCAGAAATCAACAATAAATCTTGAAGATGCATATAACATGCAATATAAATCTTTGATTTTAGCAGATGAGTTAAGACAAAGTAGTGATGACTTGACAAGAATGGCACGAACTTATGTAATAACTGGAAATTCTATGTATGAAGAGCAGTATAAAACAGTTTTGGCTATACGAAATGGAGAGTTACCAAGACCTAAAAGATACAATGGAATTTTTTGGGATTTTTTATCAATTGATGGAAGTATTCCAAAACTAGATGGAGAAAAAATACCTCTTCGAGAGTTGATGAAAAATGCAAATTTCCCAGAATCAGAACTAAATATGCTTTTTACTTCTCAAAATGAATCAGATGATTTAACAAAACTTGAACATAAAGCTATGAATGCGATTAAAGGTATATTTTTAGATAAAGATGGAAATTACACTATAAAAGGTAAACCAGATTTTGCACTTGCAAGAGAACTTATGCATTCAAAAGAGTATCATGAAGCAAAAATTAGAATCATGGAACCTTTAGATAGATTTTATAAAGCTTTTGAAAATAGAACAAAACAAAAAGTTGATGAAGCAAGAGCAACAGTAAAAGAGTTGGAGTTTTATGTAAATGTTATAGTTTTATTTTCAATAGTTTTCTTTTTGATGTCATTTTTTATAATTTTATTTAGAATTGTTTACCCAATTGATTTATTAAGACGAGTGATGTTAAAACTTTCAAAAAATGATATGAGTGTAGAAATAGATAAAAATAAATTTGATGATGAAGTAGGGGATATGATAGGGGCTGTTGAGATTTTTAAAGAAAATACTCAAAAACTTCTTACAAGTGAACATCAAATAAAACAAGCAATGCAAGAAGCAACAACAGCAAATAAAGCAAAATCAATCTTTCTTGCTCGAATGAGTCATGAACTACGAACTCCACTAAATGCCATATTAGGTTTTACAAATATTTTACAAAAATCAATGAATGCAACTACAGTTGAAAAAGAGAACTTAAATGTCATAAAAAGAAGTGCTGACCATCTTCTAAATATTATAAATGAAATTTTAGAGTTATCAAAAATAGAAGCTGGAAAAATGGAGTTGAGTCTTAAAAATTTTAATTTATTTGAGTTAATAAAAGAGATAGAAGATATTTTTGCTTTTAGATGTGAAAATAAAGGCTTAAAATTTAAAATAGAGACTTTGAATCTTCCAAAATATATAAAAGCTGATGAACAAAGATTAAGACAAATTTTGATTAATCTTTTAGGAAATTCTTTGAAGTTTACAAATGAAGGTGAAATTTCTTTGTATATTTATGAATTAAATAAAAAACTATTTTTTGAAGTAAAAGATAGTGGAATTGGAATAGATAAATCAAATCTTGAAAAAGTTTTTAAACCTTTTGAACAAGTAAAACAAGATAATTATACACAACAAGGTACAGGATTAGGGTTATCTATTACCAAAGAGTTAGTTTCTTTGATGGGTGGAAATATCTATTTAAAAAGTCAAGTTGGAGTTGGAAGTGAATTTTATTTTAGTATTAATTATGAAAAAGCAAATGAAGAAGAACTTTCAAAAGAGAATAATGCAAAAAATATAGTTGGAATTAAAAATGAAAATTTCACTAAAACTATTTTAGTTGTAGATGATATAAAAGAAAATAGAGATTTGATAACTTTACTTTTAAACTCTTATGGGTTTAAAACTTTAGAAGCTACAAGTGGGAAAGAAGCTTTAGATGTTTTTGAAAATGAAAAACTTGATTTGATTTTTATGGATATTTTGATGGAAGGAATGGATGGTTTAGAAACTATGCAAAATATCAGAGCTTCAAAAAATGGTAAGGATATTCCCATTATTGCACTTTCAGCCAATGTTTTTGAAGAAGATAAAAAGGAAGCTATAAAAAATGGTGCAAATGACTTTTTAGCAAAACCTGTGGAAGAAAAAGAGATTTTATTGATTTTAGAAAAATATTTGCATATAGAATTAGAGTATGAAAAT